The following are encoded in a window of Paenibacillaceae bacterium GAS479 genomic DNA:
- a CDS encoding Beta-glucanase, GH16 family, whose product MKLLPKWFKSNRKMLPALLLATTAVPAMSPTPASADVPNPNGGNTLYYADEFNENAINGNDWMYRDAGPYSKGYNKKENVRESDGVLHIDMKKEQINGQWYYTCGGIVTKKMFGYGYYETKAKLFNATTGLHPAFWSMGLSNHLASNNITALSAEIAAGNLPYYNQVTEIDGFEANSADPTLNIGTVTHIPGYAGPRKGFNVQTPDSWHVYGYDWSPTAIKFYVDGALVHLIDLTTTPQPFSPANFWLTALVGDTVADDSKLPGDTQFDYFRYYTKNYSGANMIGNAAMEYTPKETTRGYTDQDTPSWIETGGKTASFMTAQDAHSGVRALKHASSSSYQVTTKQNLNGIANGTYQLSAWVKSSGGQTQARMSVSNYGGTEQYVDIPAASTWTQVTIDNVQVTNGLATVAFTSNADSTQWLLVDDVSFSDVLTPPEKEFVHEAEILPTTVSTGDTQANYKDSTTGTSFNGLTSNGIGDFVEYTVNVPQPGTYTVYARNRVAPSKGAYQLSVNGTNLGSTVDQYATTAGFTESKIGTVTFGTTGSQAFRFTVTGNNAASSGYDLAYDSIKLVKNDYEVESLPVSVSTGDSQSNYTDTAAGVTFNNLTSNASGDYVDYTLNVLQPGTYTVFVHSRVAANKGIYQLSVNGTNVGSPIDQYAVASGHAGRSLGTVTFSAAGNQTFRFTVAGKNAASSRYDLGFDYISLVKNN is encoded by the coding sequence ATGAAATTATTGCCTAAATGGTTTAAATCGAATCGAAAGATGCTTCCTGCCTTGCTATTGGCCACTACTGCAGTTCCTGCAATGTCGCCGACGCCGGCTTCTGCGGATGTTCCAAACCCGAATGGCGGCAATACATTATACTATGCCGACGAATTTAATGAAAACGCTATCAATGGAAATGACTGGATGTATCGCGATGCCGGTCCGTATAGTAAGGGCTATAACAAGAAAGAAAATGTGCGGGAATCGGACGGGGTGCTGCACATTGATATGAAGAAGGAGCAGATTAATGGTCAGTGGTACTACACGTGCGGCGGCATCGTCACGAAAAAAATGTTTGGTTATGGTTACTACGAGACGAAAGCCAAGCTCTTCAACGCCACAACGGGTCTGCATCCGGCTTTTTGGAGTATGGGACTAAGCAACCATTTAGCCAGCAACAACATTACGGCATTATCTGCAGAAATTGCCGCAGGTAATTTGCCTTATTACAATCAAGTCACCGAGATCGACGGATTTGAAGCTAATTCGGCAGACCCTACTTTAAATATTGGTACTGTCACTCATATTCCAGGGTACGCCGGGCCGCGTAAGGGCTTTAACGTTCAAACACCTGATAGCTGGCATGTGTATGGATATGATTGGAGTCCAACGGCTATCAAATTTTATGTAGACGGTGCGCTTGTTCACCTAATTGATTTGACAACGACGCCGCAGCCGTTTTCTCCAGCTAATTTCTGGTTAACAGCTTTGGTTGGCGATACTGTTGCGGATGACAGTAAGCTCCCTGGGGATACGCAATTCGATTATTTTCGTTATTATACGAAGAACTATTCCGGGGCCAATATGATTGGTAACGCGGCAATGGAGTATACGCCAAAGGAGACGACGAGAGGCTATACGGATCAAGATACGCCAAGTTGGATCGAGACAGGTGGCAAGACGGCCAGCTTTATGACGGCACAGGATGCGCATAGTGGTGTAAGAGCTTTGAAGCATGCGAGCTCGAGCAGCTATCAGGTGACGACGAAGCAGAATCTAAACGGAATCGCTAATGGGACTTATCAGCTAAGTGCATGGGTAAAGAGCTCCGGTGGTCAGACACAGGCTAGAATGAGCGTATCGAACTATGGCGGAACAGAGCAATATGTCGATATCCCCGCAGCGTCTACATGGACGCAGGTTACGATAGATAACGTTCAGGTCACCAATGGTCTAGCCACTGTTGCCTTTACATCGAATGCGGATTCAACACAATGGCTGCTTGTCGATGACGTCAGCTTTAGCGATGTCTTAACACCGCCAGAGAAAGAATTCGTACACGAGGCAGAGATCTTACCGACAACTGTATCTACTGGGGATACGCAGGCAAATTATAAGGATTCCACAACAGGTACCTCGTTTAATGGCTTAACATCAAACGGCATCGGCGATTTTGTTGAATATACGGTCAATGTACCTCAACCGGGAACTTATACGGTGTATGCACGCAACCGGGTTGCCCCTAGCAAAGGAGCGTACCAACTATCCGTTAATGGTACGAATTTAGGCTCGACAGTAGACCAGTACGCAACGACTGCCGGTTTTACAGAGAGTAAAATAGGTACAGTAACGTTTGGCACGACAGGGAGCCAAGCATTCCGTTTTACAGTAACAGGTAATAATGCCGCATCTAGCGGTTATGACTTAGCGTATGATTCTATTAAGTTAGTTAAAAACGACTATGAAGTAGAATCACTTCCTGTTTCCGTTTCTACTGGGGATTCACAGTCGAATTATACCGATACGGCTGCCGGAGTAACGTTTAATAATTTAACATCGAATGCAAGTGGTGACTATGTTGACTATACCCTCAATGTACTACAACCGGGAACGTATACGGTGTTCGTGCACAGTCGCGTAGCTGCCAATAAAGGGATTTATCAATTATCCGTTAATGGTACGAATGTAGGCTCTCCAATAGATCAATATGCGGTCGCATCGGGTCATGCAGGGCGCAGCTTGGGTACAGTTACGTTTAGTGCGGCAGGCAATCAGACGTTCCGTTTTACGGTGGCAGGTAAAAATGCCGCATCTAGCAGATACGATCTGGGATTTGACTATATATCATTAGTGAAAAATAACTAA
- a CDS encoding MFS transporter, PPP family, 3-phenylpropionic acid transporter, which yields MKLFFWFYFVLYSGNALFGTFVPVYFQQQGFSASEIGLLLSFGPFIAVLAQPVWGTYTDKASSKNRVLILMLIGSGISMLLFPMSTSFGWLMLVISLFTLFQSPIPAVSDAITLEALGNKASYYGHIRIGGTLGFALMSVSFGIYAEHFAIESMFVVYAIVMAASVLVLLLYPNIKGHQFGGRKMNLLELLRNRRLMLYMSICFAINITLGYYYSFFSLYFKGIGAGNDLLGWSMVISSLCELPFLLYSARILKRFSVSTILLFAGGAATLRWLLFSTLDSAWLVLPAQALHGLTFIVVTVTMSVYINKEVPAELRASGQTLNVLINMGAARIIGSYAGGYASEVVGLQNVFLYAAFLLIAALVAFAIISRRMERKGLAGRGIAG from the coding sequence ATGAAGCTGTTCTTCTGGTTTTACTTCGTCCTCTATTCAGGCAATGCCTTATTCGGGACATTCGTTCCGGTCTATTTCCAGCAGCAAGGTTTCAGCGCTTCCGAGATTGGTTTGCTGCTGAGCTTTGGGCCTTTCATCGCCGTATTGGCCCAGCCGGTCTGGGGTACCTACACAGACAAGGCCAGCTCCAAAAATCGCGTGCTCATTCTCATGTTGATCGGCAGCGGAATTTCAATGTTACTGTTCCCGATGTCGACATCATTTGGCTGGTTGATGCTGGTCATCAGTTTGTTCACACTGTTTCAGTCCCCCATCCCGGCCGTATCCGACGCCATCACGCTGGAGGCTCTAGGCAACAAAGCTTCTTATTATGGTCATATCCGCATCGGCGGTACACTAGGCTTCGCCTTGATGAGCGTCAGCTTCGGCATTTACGCCGAGCACTTTGCGATTGAGAGCATGTTCGTGGTTTATGCTATTGTAATGGCGGCTTCTGTGCTCGTTTTGCTGCTCTACCCGAACATCAAGGGTCATCAATTCGGCGGTCGCAAAATGAATCTGCTGGAGCTGCTGCGAAATCGCAGACTCATGCTTTACATGAGCATTTGCTTCGCCATCAACATTACGCTCGGCTATTATTATTCTTTTTTTTCGCTGTATTTCAAAGGCATTGGCGCAGGCAACGATCTGCTCGGCTGGTCGATGGTTATCTCCTCTCTATGCGAGCTACCGTTCCTGCTATATAGCGCTCGAATTTTAAAACGGTTTTCCGTCTCCACCATTCTGCTGTTTGCCGGAGGAGCGGCCACACTGCGGTGGCTATTGTTCTCGACGTTGGACTCGGCTTGGCTGGTGCTTCCAGCTCAGGCGCTGCATGGTCTGACCTTCATCGTAGTGACCGTCACAATGTCGGTGTACATTAACAAAGAAGTTCCGGCAGAGCTGCGGGCGAGCGGACAAACGTTGAACGTGCTTATCAATATGGGAGCAGCGAGAATTATTGGCAGTTATGCTGGAGGTTATGCAAGCGAGGTTGTCGGCCTTCAGAATGTATTCCTTTATGCCGCCTTCTTGCTCATAGCAGCGCTTGTCGCTTTCGCCATTATTTCAAGGCGTATGGAGCGCAAAGGGCTTGCTGGAAGAGGAATTGCTGGTTGA
- a CDS encoding CARDB protein has translation MRINFKALSLAGLLLLTSVLMAVAPSRTAAAAGGPNLTLGKTVTASGQSQVYTPDNVKDGNATTYWESVNDAFSQWIQVDLASNTSIDQIVLKLPSSWEKRTQTLSIQGSSNGSNFSNLVTSASYVFDPAVAGNSVTINFSAASARYVRLTFTANTGWPAGQLSELEIYGSSAPTPTPIPTVTPTPTPTPTPTPTVTPTPTVTPIPTPTPSATPTPTPAPGSNIAIGKPISASSSTQTYVATNANDNSNSTYWEGGSNPSTLTIDLGVNYNLTSIILMLNPASEWATRTQTIQVLGHDQNTTTFSSLKAAQSYTFNPSTGNTVTIPLSSTAKRLQLNISSNSGAPAGQVAEFQVFGTPAPNPDLTISSMDWAPTSPVEDSSITLNATVKNNGSSASSATTVNFYLNGTSAGSAAVGALASNATTTASLSIGTKPSGSYSLSAKVDESNAVLEQNESNNSYTNPAALTVAPVSSSDLVSTVSWTPQTPSAGNSVSFSVALQNQGSIASAGGAHPISVALKNAAGATIQTFSGSYNGSLAAGASANVPLSGAWTAASGAYTATVTVAVDGNELPVKQSNNSSSASLTVYSARGASMPYTRYDTEDAARGGGAALQTAPTFNQALTASEASGQAYISLPSSSSYAQWTVRPGEGGAGVTMRYTMPDSSDGMGLNGSLDVYVNGTKVKNVPLTSYYNWQYFSGDMPADAPGGGRPLFRFDEVHWKLDTPLQPGDTIRIQKAAGDTIEYGVDFLELEPVPAAIARPANSVSVTDHGAIPNDGQDDLPAFKAAVTAAVAGGKTLYIPEGTFHLNNMWEIGSVSSMIQNFTVTGAGMWYTNIQFTNPNASSGGISLRIEGKLDFSNVYMNSKLRSRYNQNAVYKGFMDNFGTNSTIRNVWVEHFECGFWVGDYAHTPAITANGLVIENSRIRNNLADGVNFAQGTSNSVVRNSSVRNNGDDGLAVWTSNVNGAPAGVNNNFSYNTIENNWRAAGIAFFGGSGHKATNNYIADCVGGSGLRMNTVFPGYHFQNNTGVLFSDTTILRCGTSQDLYNGERGAIDLEASNDSIQNVTFTNIDIINAQRDGIQFGYGGGFQNIVFNNITIDGTGKDGVTTSRFSGPHLGAAIFTYTGNGSAVFNNLITRNIAYAGTNYLQSGFNLTIH, from the coding sequence ATGCGCATCAACTTCAAGGCACTATCTCTGGCTGGCTTACTGCTGCTGACGAGTGTGCTGATGGCGGTAGCCCCTTCCCGTACGGCGGCGGCCGCTGGCGGTCCGAATCTGACCCTTGGCAAAACCGTCACAGCAAGCGGCCAATCCCAAGTTTATACACCTGACAACGTTAAAGACGGTAATGCCACTACCTATTGGGAGAGCGTGAACGATGCTTTTTCACAGTGGATCCAGGTTGATCTAGCCTCCAATACGAGCATCGACCAGATCGTACTTAAGCTCCCTTCCAGCTGGGAAAAAAGAACCCAGACCTTGTCCATTCAGGGAAGCTCGAATGGGTCTAATTTTTCAAACCTCGTTACATCGGCGAGTTATGTTTTTGACCCGGCTGTTGCCGGAAATTCCGTGACGATCAACTTCTCAGCAGCATCTGCTCGGTACGTCCGACTGACTTTTACCGCCAACACGGGTTGGCCGGCAGGCCAACTGTCCGAGCTCGAAATCTACGGCAGCTCGGCACCAACGCCTACACCGATTCCAACTGTAACACCGACACCAACTCCAACGCCTACACCGACGCCAACGGTAACGCCTACGCCAACCGTAACTCCAATTCCTACGCCGACACCAAGCGCCACCCCAACACCGACACCAGCGCCCGGCTCAAACATCGCCATTGGCAAGCCGATCAGTGCTTCATCCAGCACGCAAACCTATGTTGCAACCAATGCCAATGACAATTCCAACAGCACCTACTGGGAAGGCGGCAGCAACCCGAGCACGCTGACAATTGACCTCGGCGTCAATTACAATCTCACTTCAATCATTCTCATGCTGAACCCAGCTTCGGAATGGGCAACCCGAACTCAGACAATTCAGGTGCTGGGGCATGACCAGAACACAACGACTTTTTCCAGCTTGAAGGCAGCGCAGTCCTATACATTCAATCCATCAACCGGCAATACCGTAACGATTCCGCTCTCATCGACTGCGAAACGACTGCAGCTCAACATTTCGTCGAATAGCGGTGCTCCAGCGGGCCAAGTCGCCGAGTTCCAAGTATTCGGCACGCCTGCGCCGAATCCGGATTTGACGATTAGCAGCATGGACTGGGCTCCAACTTCTCCCGTTGAGGACAGCTCTATTACCCTTAACGCCACAGTCAAAAATAACGGCAGCTCCGCATCCTCAGCTACGACGGTGAACTTCTACCTGAACGGCACGTCGGCCGGCTCGGCAGCAGTGGGCGCACTTGCCTCGAACGCTACTACGACAGCCTCTCTGTCGATAGGCACGAAGCCTTCGGGATCGTACTCGCTCAGCGCGAAGGTGGATGAGAGCAATGCCGTGCTTGAGCAAAATGAATCCAATAACAGCTACACGAATCCGGCCGCACTGACCGTAGCCCCGGTTTCAAGCTCCGACCTTGTCAGCACCGTATCCTGGACGCCGCAAACGCCATCCGCTGGCAACAGTGTAAGCTTCTCTGTTGCCCTGCAAAACCAGGGCAGCATCGCTTCTGCCGGAGGGGCTCACCCCATATCGGTAGCGCTCAAAAATGCCGCAGGCGCCACGATCCAGACGTTTAGCGGCTCCTATAACGGCAGTTTGGCGGCCGGGGCGTCAGCTAACGTCCCGCTTTCGGGAGCATGGACCGCCGCCAGCGGCGCCTACACGGCAACCGTCACGGTTGCGGTTGACGGTAATGAGCTTCCCGTTAAGCAGTCCAACAACAGCAGCTCGGCTAGCCTGACGGTATATTCCGCACGTGGAGCCAGCATGCCGTATACCCGTTACGATACGGAGGATGCGGCTCGTGGTGGGGGAGCGGCTTTGCAGACGGCTCCGACCTTTAATCAAGCACTAACAGCATCGGAGGCATCCGGCCAAGCTTACATTTCGCTTCCTTCAAGCAGCTCTTATGCGCAATGGACCGTTCGGCCTGGAGAGGGCGGAGCAGGTGTCACCATGCGCTACACGATGCCGGATTCGTCGGATGGAATGGGACTGAATGGCTCGCTCGATGTTTATGTCAACGGTACAAAAGTCAAAAACGTACCGCTGACCTCGTATTATAACTGGCAATATTTTTCCGGTGATATGCCTGCCGATGCGCCGGGCGGTGGAAGACCGCTATTCCGTTTCGACGAAGTACATTGGAAGCTGGATACGCCGCTGCAGCCAGGAGACACGATCCGCATTCAGAAGGCAGCTGGGGATACGATCGAATACGGTGTGGACTTCCTGGAACTAGAGCCAGTGCCGGCAGCAATCGCTCGTCCAGCCAACTCGGTATCCGTCACGGATCACGGCGCGATTCCGAATGACGGGCAGGATGATCTGCCCGCCTTCAAAGCAGCGGTCACCGCTGCAGTTGCAGGGGGGAAAACCCTTTACATTCCCGAAGGAACCTTCCATTTGAACAATATGTGGGAGATCGGCTCGGTTAGCAGTATGATTCAGAACTTCACCGTGACGGGAGCGGGGATGTGGTATACGAATATCCAGTTTACGAATCCGAATGCATCCTCGGGCGGTATCTCGTTGCGGATTGAGGGCAAGCTGGACTTCAGCAATGTGTATATGAACTCCAAGCTCCGCTCCCGCTATAATCAAAATGCCGTATACAAAGGCTTCATGGACAATTTCGGCACGAACTCCACGATCCGCAATGTGTGGGTTGAGCATTTTGAATGCGGCTTCTGGGTCGGTGACTATGCCCATACTCCGGCAATAACAGCTAATGGCCTCGTTATTGAGAACAGCCGTATTCGCAATAATTTAGCCGACGGCGTCAACTTCGCCCAAGGCACGAGCAACTCCGTCGTGCGCAATTCCAGCGTCCGCAATAACGGAGACGACGGGCTGGCCGTATGGACCAGCAACGTGAACGGCGCGCCTGCCGGTGTAAACAACAACTTTTCGTACAATACGATCGAGAACAACTGGCGTGCAGCCGGGATCGCCTTCTTCGGCGGCAGCGGTCATAAAGCAACAAACAACTATATTGCCGATTGTGTCGGAGGGTCGGGACTTCGGATGAATACTGTGTTCCCAGGGTACCATTTTCAGAATAATACTGGTGTTCTGTTCTCGGATACGACGATACTCCGCTGCGGCACAAGCCAGGATCTGTACAATGGTGAGCGGGGAGCGATTGATCTTGAGGCGTCGAACGACTCCATTCAGAATGTAACCTTCACCAACATCGATATCATCAACGCTCAGCGTGACGGCATTCAATTCGGGTACGGCGGAGGTTTCCAAAATATCGTCTTCAACAATATTACGATAGACGGTACAGGCAAGGATGGGGTGACGACCTCACGTTTCTCCGGACCGCACTTAGGGGCCGCAATCTTCACCTATACCGGTAACGGCTCCGCGGTGTTCAACAACTTGATAACACGGAATATTGCCTACGCAGGTACAAACTATTTACAAAGTGGTTTTAACTTAACGATACACTGA
- a CDS encoding nucleoside diphosphate kinase, protein MSEKAFVMIKPDGVRRGLIGEIVSRFEKKGLAVVKAELVQVSTATAEEHYGHLKSKPFFGELVDYMTSGPVFAMIVEGPAAVKNSRYLIGATDPAEAAPGTIRGDYGLDVSENVIHGSDSPGNASIEIARFFIR, encoded by the coding sequence ATGAGCGAAAAAGCATTCGTAATGATCAAGCCGGATGGGGTACGCAGGGGACTGATCGGCGAGATCGTATCCCGATTCGAGAAAAAGGGACTTGCCGTAGTCAAGGCTGAGTTAGTCCAAGTAAGCACCGCAACCGCTGAGGAGCATTACGGCCATCTGAAGTCTAAGCCGTTCTTCGGTGAGCTCGTTGACTATATGACTTCCGGGCCGGTCTTCGCCATGATCGTGGAGGGTCCAGCTGCAGTGAAAAATTCCCGCTACTTGATCGGTGCAACCGATCCGGCAGAAGCTGCTCCCGGCACGATTCGCGGCGACTACGGCCTCGATGTATCGGAGAATGTCATTCATGGCTCGGATTCTCCTGGCAATGCTAGCATCGAGATTGCGCGGTTCTTTATCCGCTGA
- a CDS encoding two-component system, CitB family, response regulator: MEQPIVDGQASKIEVLIVEDDLRIAEINRRFLEQIPGFRVCGIASTEAQAKLQLELLEPHLVLLDIYLPPASGLDLLLYIRQHHRGTDTIMITAAREIDAVQEAIRSGAFDYLMKPLVFDRLKETMLRFAAFRRELSRLSDATSIGQHDIDRLLNRTADPLGSSEAGASLPKGIDKLTLDKVTQTIASMNDGLSAEKVAKLIGISRSTSRRYLEYLVGLGIIEADLSYGVGRPERVYRSRPQT; encoded by the coding sequence ATGGAACAGCCAATTGTTGACGGCCAGGCCTCGAAGATCGAGGTGTTGATCGTTGAGGACGATCTCCGCATTGCGGAGATTAACCGACGTTTTTTAGAACAAATTCCAGGCTTTCGGGTTTGCGGAATCGCTTCTACTGAAGCACAAGCCAAGCTTCAGCTGGAACTGCTGGAGCCGCATCTGGTGCTGCTTGATATTTACCTCCCTCCTGCCAGCGGCTTGGATCTGTTGCTCTATATTCGGCAGCATCATCGTGGCACGGATACCATCATGATTACCGCTGCCCGTGAGATCGATGCCGTGCAGGAAGCGATCCGCAGCGGAGCCTTCGATTACCTGATGAAACCGCTCGTATTCGATCGGCTCAAGGAAACGATGCTCCGCTTCGCGGCTTTCCGCCGTGAGCTCTCCCGGCTGAGCGACGCAACGAGCATCGGCCAGCACGATATCGATCGCTTGCTGAACCGCACCGCAGATCCGCTTGGTTCCTCGGAGGCTGGTGCATCGCTGCCTAAAGGGATAGACAAGCTGACGCTGGACAAGGTGACGCAAACGATCGCCAGCATGAATGACGGATTGTCGGCCGAGAAGGTCGCAAAGCTCATCGGCATCAGCCGTTCGACGAGCCGCAGATACTTGGAATACCTCGTCGGACTTGGAATTATTGAGGCAGATTTATCCTATGGAGTCGGTCGGCCCGAGCGGGTCTACCGCAGCCGTCCACAGACATAA
- a CDS encoding two-component system, CitB family, sensor kinase, which yields MRLQTKLIITICSLLGTLILALGGTFYYVVTRVVEQQIGVRALTVAESLAVMPEVRAAMNGPQPGRIIQPIAEIVRQKTNAEYVVVGDKEGIRVAHPEVDKIGKPMVGGDNGPVLAGQAIISKATGSMGLALRGKAPIMDDQGKVIGIVSVGFLASEIDRIDDPYQNKVFFAGTLVLLLGAAGAVWIARSVRRSIHGLEPKEIGALYMEKEAILESIREGVVAVNVDGRITMANRIALDIMQLPEHEDLVGRPIEDILPNTGLPQVIRSGQVQLDQEMVMRGKDVVVNRVPILDNKGNVAGAVSSFRDKSELYRLAEELSRVKLFADSLRAQTHEFSNRLYVISGLIQLGSYREAIELIHSEAGLQQNLIQFIMQEVPDPVLGGFLIGKFNHAREVQVTFTLDAESSFRDVPETIDRSLLVTIIGNLVDNGLDSVRARSSLAPEDRRVNLLLTDLGTDLIIECEDNGAGVPDGLGETIFHKGVSTKPGENRGIGLYLVHQAVTRLGGMVAFSRKPSGGTIFIAAVPKHYHSDS from the coding sequence ATGCGATTGCAAACAAAACTGATCATTACTATCTGTTCTCTTTTGGGAACGCTAATACTCGCACTGGGCGGAACCTTCTATTATGTTGTGACTCGTGTAGTCGAGCAGCAGATCGGCGTCAGAGCTTTGACCGTCGCTGAATCACTGGCTGTTATGCCGGAAGTTCGTGCTGCTATGAATGGTCCCCAACCTGGACGCATCATCCAACCGATCGCCGAAATCGTCCGGCAGAAAACAAATGCGGAATATGTTGTTGTTGGAGATAAAGAAGGCATTCGAGTCGCCCACCCGGAAGTTGACAAGATCGGCAAACCGATGGTCGGCGGCGACAACGGCCCTGTGCTTGCAGGCCAAGCTATCATCTCCAAGGCAACTGGATCGATGGGACTCGCTCTGCGGGGCAAAGCTCCGATCATGGATGACCAGGGCAAAGTGATTGGCATTGTGAGCGTGGGCTTTCTCGCTTCAGAAATCGATCGAATCGACGACCCCTACCAAAATAAGGTGTTCTTCGCTGGTACGCTTGTTCTGCTGCTGGGAGCAGCAGGTGCAGTCTGGATCGCACGCAGCGTTCGGCGTTCTATCCATGGACTTGAACCAAAGGAAATCGGGGCTTTATACATGGAAAAAGAAGCGATTCTGGAATCTATCCGCGAAGGCGTTGTTGCGGTGAATGTGGATGGCCGCATTACGATGGCCAACCGGATTGCTCTCGATATTATGCAATTACCGGAGCACGAGGATCTAGTCGGCCGGCCGATCGAAGATATTTTGCCGAATACTGGACTGCCTCAGGTCATCCGCAGCGGACAGGTTCAGCTTGATCAAGAAATGGTCATGCGCGGCAAAGATGTCGTGGTGAATCGCGTCCCGATTCTCGACAATAAAGGCAATGTGGCCGGCGCCGTCTCTAGCTTCCGCGACAAATCCGAGCTGTACCGGCTCGCCGAGGAGCTGTCCAGGGTGAAGCTGTTCGCAGATTCACTGCGCGCCCAGACACATGAATTTTCCAACCGGCTTTATGTCATCTCTGGACTGATTCAGCTTGGCTCCTATAGAGAAGCCATTGAACTGATCCATTCTGAGGCTGGCTTGCAGCAAAACCTGATCCAGTTCATCATGCAGGAAGTCCCAGATCCGGTGCTGGGAGGCTTCTTGATCGGCAAGTTTAATCATGCCCGGGAGGTCCAGGTCACCTTCACGCTGGATGCGGAGAGCAGCTTCCGGGATGTGCCGGAAACGATTGACCGAAGCTTGCTCGTGACAATAATCGGCAATTTAGTGGATAATGGATTGGACTCCGTCAGAGCGAGGAGCAGTCTTGCGCCTGAAGATCGTCGGGTAAACCTGCTGCTTACAGATCTCGGTACAGATCTAATAATAGAATGTGAGGATAACGGAGCTGGAGTGCCAGATGGACTCGGGGAGACCATTTTTCATAAAGGAGTGTCAACCAAGCCGGGAGAGAATCGTGGCATAGGACTCTATCTTGTGCATCAGGCTGTCACGCGACTCGGAGGCATGGTCGCTTTCAGCCGCAAGCCATCCGGCGGGACCATCTTCATTGCAGCGGTGCCGAAGCATTATCATTCCGATAGCTGA
- a CDS encoding Hemolysin, contains CBS domains gives MIGLNLLLIVVFIGLTAFFVGAEFAILKVRMSRLDQLIDEGNKKAVKAKKVAHDLDYYLSACQLGITITALVLGALGEPTVERLLHPLFERLQVPDALSTVLTYVIALSIITFLHVVIGELAPKTIAIQYSEKLTLLLAPPLYAFGKAMNPVIYVLNNSARLLLRIFGVKPAGHETVHSEEELKLIVDQSYKSGEINQTELEYLKNMFDFDERTLDEIMIPKLNIVTIKKEMPLSALLVILNDYSFTRYPVTESDRPDSYIGYINAKEMLTSIAAGRNRPITELTHEMPRFKETSSIRDVLIKMQQTRVHMAIVTDASGSPVGLVTMEDILEEIVGEIRDETVGAPLTAY, from the coding sequence ATGATTGGATTAAATCTACTATTGATCGTCGTGTTTATTGGCCTCACCGCCTTTTTTGTCGGAGCTGAATTTGCCATCCTCAAGGTCAGAATGTCTAGACTAGATCAATTGATTGACGAGGGCAACAAAAAAGCGGTCAAGGCAAAAAAAGTAGCCCATGACCTCGATTATTACTTATCTGCTTGCCAGCTCGGAATTACTATTACCGCCCTCGTGCTTGGCGCTTTGGGTGAGCCGACAGTTGAGCGTTTGCTTCATCCGTTATTCGAGCGTCTCCAAGTGCCGGATGCACTGTCCACAGTGCTTACTTATGTCATTGCTTTATCGATCATCACCTTCCTACATGTCGTTATTGGTGAATTAGCGCCTAAAACGATTGCCATTCAATATTCGGAGAAACTAACCCTGCTCTTGGCGCCTCCGTTGTACGCATTTGGTAAAGCTATGAATCCTGTCATTTACGTTTTGAACAACTCGGCTCGGCTGCTGCTCCGCATATTCGGCGTTAAACCGGCCGGCCATGAAACCGTCCATTCGGAAGAAGAGTTGAAGCTGATCGTGGATCAAAGCTATAAAAGCGGCGAGATCAATCAGACCGAGCTGGAATATCTCAAAAATATGTTTGATTTTGATGAACGAACTTTGGATGAAATAATGATTCCCAAATTGAATATCGTCACAATCAAAAAAGAAATGCCGCTCTCGGCTCTGCTCGTCATTTTGAATGATTATAGCTTCACTCGTTATCCGGTAACGGAGAGCGACCGACCCGATTCTTATATCGGATATATTAACGCCAAAGAAATGCTGACCAGCATCGCAGCCGGTAGAAATCGCCCCATAACAGAGCTGACCCATGAGATGCCGCGTTTTAAAGAAACTTCATCTATCCGCGATGTTCTGATTAAAATGCAGCAGACTCGTGTTCATATGGCGATTGTAACGGATGCTTCCGGAAGCCCTGTCGGTCTTGTGACGATGGAAGATATTCTGGAGGAGATCGTCGGTGAAATTCGCGACGAGACGGTTGGCGCTCCACTTACGGCTTATTGA